Genomic segment of Populus nigra chromosome 6, ddPopNigr1.1, whole genome shotgun sequence:
gttgaaatgaCCATCTATTTTCTTGGATAACCTTTTAATTTGGGGGGGGTTTATATagtgttttagtttttaaagatttatataattattaattttttaatttataaaattaattaagatatagtTTCTTcggatatttatattaataaaataataaaaaaaagggtgaaaTAGCGAGTAAGAAAAAACGTCTCTAAACATGGCTTAAACCTTTCGACTGTGTTAGCCTCTTTCAATCGAAGAGCTGGCCTCTTGTCTTCACTCTCTTCTTCGGAGGGCAAAAAGGAAAAGGCAGTGAGCTTTGATGACCAGGCTTCTCATTTGATATCAGAACAAGCTCTTTGGGTACCCTTCTCCAGGTTCAAAGAAGCATGGTTTTACAAGGAGTTCAAGTTCCAGGCCACGGTATCTCATTCTGACTCTCTGTTAATAAGGTCTAACCAGGTTCTTGGTGGCTGATGCAAATTTTTATCAGTAGTTCCAGTagatttttcttatgattttagttttaaaacataAGCTTAACACAGCAAACATGTTTTGAATGATAATAAGCCCTTCACTGATTATTCTTTTTTGCTTATTTCTCGACTCCCTGCATTCTTAGGAATAGTGCAGTACTGGTTAATTACTGGGTTCGCCAAATGCGAAGTCTTGTTTACTCACATGAACCTGCCCTAGCATTAACCCGGGGGGCCTTCTCTACTAAAAAGTTTGAGTCAAATATTCATATCAGATCATCATCCTTGAAGACATACAAGCATCTCCtcattttttaccattttttttgcCTTTGAATTCAAAACATCATTCTAACAATAAAATCTAACTGGTCAATTCATACCGGGCTGAATCATGTTCTATATGATATAGAATCACTGTTACTATTATGAAAGCAGTTGGTTGGAATGAGTCCCTTACCACACTTTACTCTTTTTAGCGATAAGATTACTGTAGGGTTGGactttaaaatttcagaatcaCTTTCTACTAATTATACTGACTATTCATCTCTTACTTGGTAGGATCTTGAATCCAATTACCATGTTGTCCTTGTCCATGGAGGTGGTTTCGGTGCTTGGTGTTGGTATAAAACTATTTCCCTTCTGCTGGAAGCTGACTTTAAAGTTTATGAAGTAGACTTAACAGGTTCTAGCATCCATTATTCTGATACAAACAGCGTTAGAAATCTAGCCGAATATGTAAAGCCACTTTCTGATATTTCAGACATGCTTGGTGAA
This window contains:
- the LOC133696642 gene encoding methylesterase 18-like gives rise to the protein MESGHTRSDNGWRVVFKQERPIGKPCLWRLELRSCWWISASFNRRAGLLSSLSSSEGKKEKAVSFDDQASHLISEQALWVPFSRFKEAWFYKEFKFQATDLESNYHVVLVHGGGFGAWCWYKTISLLLEADFKVYEVDLTGSSIHYSDTNSVRNLAEYVKPLSDISDMLGEGDRVCDSGGACISCVMESFPSKAVVFIAAIMQSNGRVPLVYFLNSIASYCATMVEEAVENIKLAVSASQNQDPCS